One genomic segment of Ricinus communis isolate WT05 ecotype wild-type chromosome 5, ASM1957865v1, whole genome shotgun sequence includes these proteins:
- the LOC8281256 gene encoding zinc finger protein CONSTANS-LIKE 2, producing the protein MLKEENTGGGGGNNWARVCDTCRAAACTVYCKADSAYLCATCDARIHAANRVASRHGRVWVCEACERAPAAFLCKADAASLCATCDADIHSANPLARRHQRVPIHPISGCLHGPQAGPVGGGGETTTEDMFMTEDGEDGVGEEEEDEAASWLLLNPVKNGNSQNNGTNGFLFGGEVEEYLDLFEYNSNSCGENQYADNHQHYSGTVHQKSHEGDSVVPVRCGDGAGKDHVHQQYHNFQLGLEFESSKAAYSYNGSISHSVSISPMDVGVVPDSTMSEASISHPRPPKGTIDLFSGPPIQMPSQLSPRDREARVLRYREKKKTRKFEKTIRYASRKAYAETRPRIKGRFAKRTDVEVEVDQIFSTALMAETGYGIVPSF; encoded by the exons ATGTTGAAAGAAGAGAACACTGGCGGCGGCGGCGGCAACAACTGGGCAAGGGTGTGCGACACATGTCGCGCAGCTGCTTGCACAGTGTATTGCAAGGCAGACTCAGCATACTTATGTGCAACCTGCGATGCCCGCATACATGCTGCCAATCGAGTAGCTTCGCGCCATGGGCGCGTGTGGGTGTGTGAGGCATGCGAACGCGCTCCGGCTGCCTTCTTGTGCAAGGCAGATGCTGCTTCTCTATGCGCCACTTGTGATGCTGATATCCATTCAGCAAACCCACTCGCTCGCCGCCATCAGCGCGTGCCCATACATCCCATTTCAGGATGTCTCCATGGACCTCAGGCTGGGCCTGTTGGTGGTGGCGGTGAGACAACAACTGAAGATATGTTCATGACCGAAGATGGAGAAGATGGTGTtggtgaagaagaagaggatgaGGCGGCTTCATGGTTGCTGTTAAATCCTGTTAAAAATGGTAACAGTCAGAATAATGGTACTAATGGGTTCTTGTTTGGTGGGGAAGTTGAGGAGTATTTGGATCTTTTTGAGTATAATTCAAATTCTTGTGGTGAGAATCAATACGCTGATAATCATCAACACTATAGTGGTACTGTTCATCAGAAGAGTCACGAAGGTGATAGTGTTGTGCCTGTTAGATGTGGAGACGGTGCAGGAAAAGATCATGTTCATCAACAATACCATAATTTTCAATTGGGTTTGGAGTTTGAATCCTCAAAAGCTGCTTACAGCTACAATGGCTCAATTAGCCACAGT GTATCCATTTCACCAATGGATGTTGGAGTGGTTCCTGATTCAACAATGAGTGAGGCCTCAATATCGCATCCACGGCCTCCCAAAGGGACCATCGACCTTTTCTCTGGTCCTCCCATTCAGATGCCATCACAGCTCAGTCCAAGGGACAGGGAGGCAAGGGTTCTAAGAtacagagagaaaaagaagacaaggaagtttgagaaaacaattagGTATGCCTCGAGGAAGGCATATGCAGAAACTAGACCGCGGATCAAAGGCCGGTTTGCAAAAAGAACAGATGTAGAAGTTGAAGTAGACCAAATCTTCTCAACAGCACTAATGGCAGAAACTGGATATGGCATTGTTCCATCATTCTAA